The window CGCCACGCCAACTTCAGTGCCAATTTCGCGAAGGCGGTTGGAATTGGAGCTGTTGGTCGCGCCGACGACAAGAATGACATCGACGACTTTGCTGAGGTCTCTTACCGCAGATTGGCGATTTTGTGTCGCATAGCAGATATCCCGGGTATCGGGGCCCTGGATATCGTGGAACCTGGCTTCCAGTGCGGCGATAATATCCTTGGTATCGTCGACACTTAGGGTGGTTTGGGTGATGTAGGCGAGCGGTGTGTCGGTCGGCAGATCCAGTGCCGCGACTTCGTCCACATTCTGCACCAGCGTCACCGGGCCGTCGATCTGGCCCATGGTTCCGACCACTTCCGGATGGCCTTCATGGCCGATCAGGATCAGTGAGCGGCCCTTCGAGACATAACGTTTGCCCTGGTTATGCACCTTGGTGACCAGTGGGCAGGTGGCGTTGAGAACCGGCAGCCCACGGGCCGCGGCTTCTTCCTCGACCCGCCGAGCCACGCCATGGGCGCTGAACACGGTCACAGCATTGGCCGGGACCTCGTGCAGGTCCTCGACGAACACGGCGCCCTTGGCCTTCAGGCTCTCGACCACGTATTTGTTGTGCACGATCTCGTGCCGGACATAGACCGGCGGACCGTACTTCTCCAGCGCACGCTCGACGATCTCGATGGCGCGCACCACGCCGGCGCAGAACCCGCGCGGCTGGGCAAGGACGACTTGCATGGTGCGGCGATCAAGCAAGTTGCACCATGGTCTTGTCGGCTTCGCGACCCAAGGCTTCGAACACCTTGATCACGATGCCCTTCGCATCGAGGCCCGCCTTGGCGTACATCGCCGCCGGCGAGTCCTGATCGATAAATGTATCCGGCAGAACCATGCACCGAACCTTCAGCCCTCTGTCGGCAGCGCCGTGATCGGTGAGGGTCTGGAGCACCAGCGAACCGAAGCCTCCGATGGAGCCTTCCTCGACCGTGACCAGCACCTCATGCTCCCGGGCCAGCCGCAACACGAGATCCGTGTCGAGCGGTTTGGCAAAGCGAGCATCCGCGACCGTTGCCGTCAATCCATGGGATTTTAGAATCTCCGCAGCCTTGAGACATTCTGCAAGA is drawn from Bradyrhizobium prioriisuperbiae and contains these coding sequences:
- the ispH gene encoding 4-hydroxy-3-methylbut-2-enyl diphosphate reductase → MQVVLAQPRGFCAGVVRAIEIVERALEKYGPPVYVRHEIVHNKYVVESLKAKGAVFVEDLHEVPANAVTVFSAHGVARRVEEEAAARGLPVLNATCPLVTKVHNQGKRYVSKGRSLILIGHEGHPEVVGTMGQIDGPVTLVQNVDEVAALDLPTDTPLAYITQTTLSVDDTKDIIAALEARFHDIQGPDTRDICYATQNRQSAVRDLSKVVDVILVVGATNSSNSNRLREIGTEVGVASYLVADGSEVNPEWLKDARTVGVTAGASAPEVLVDDVIEALRRIGPVSVSLLPGREENIEFRLPAELTRASVSPASSV